From Rissa tridactyla isolate bRisTri1 chromosome 7, bRisTri1.patW.cur.20221130, whole genome shotgun sequence, a single genomic window includes:
- the LOC128912336 gene encoding uncharacterized protein LOC128912336 has translation MRTLIGPYSCEWGADGGAVANGCASWAGRSARRWARGETAAGSKSEPRGPGTRSGRARREHVVRQLDRVKDEEPYRELYPRVCEGLSNSSKVVVHCLRLQGSVPVTAMFPPPSAGCLLHTSCSLGVCAVAIHVTGSPGALWDPTTLLPWSPLGPYYTPALEPSRTPWTPHIPPELSGACWDTPYSPLGLPGGPWDPSTHPQDTPEPPGTPHSPLGPPGPLHGDTSSCQMLWEHWSLTGHLGKEEMSERGTEQGPPGCREEE, from the exons ATGCGCACCTTGATCGGGCCGTACAGCT GTGAGTGGGGGGCGGACGGCGGGGCGGTGGCCAATGGGTGCGCGTCGTGGGCGGGGCGCTCTGCTCGAAGATGGGCCCGGGGGGAAACTGCGGCTGGGTCGAAATCGGAGCCGCGTGGTCCAGGCACTCGGTCGGGTCGGGCCCGCCGCGAGCACGTCGTAAGGCAGCTGGACCGCGTGAAG GATGAGGAGCCCTACAGAGAGCTGTACCCGAGGGTCTGCGAGGGGCTCAGCAACTCCTCTAAGGTCGTTGTCCATTGTCTTCGGCTTCAAGGGAGTGTCCCCGTCACTGCcatgtttcccccccccagcGCAGGCTGCCTTCTCCacaccagctgttccctgggGGTCTGTGCCGTCGCCATCCACGTCACAG GATCCCCTGGAGCCCTCTGGGACCCTACTACACTCCTGCCCTGGAGCCCTCTGGGACCCTACTACACTCCTGCCCTGGAGCCCTCCAGGACCCCATGGACCCCTCATATTCCCCCAGAACTCTCTGGGGCCTGCTGGGACACCCCATATTCACCCCTGGGACTCCCTGGAGGACCCTGGGACCCATCCACacacccccaggacaccccagagccgCCTGGGACCCCTCACTCcccactgggaccccctggaCCCCTCCATG GGGACACCAGTTCCTGCCAaatgctctgggagcactggagcCTGACAGGGCATCTTGGCAAAGAAGAGATGAGTGAGAGAGGAACCGAGCAGGGACCCCCTGGATGCAGAGAGGAGGAAtaa